CGCGTAACCGCAACAACTTCATGACCACGGCCAGTAAGGGCCGGCAGTAATGCAGACCCTACGAACCCATTAGAACCGGTGACACAGATTTTCATTGTTCTTATTTTATAAAACGTAGGCTTCCATAAAACACATGCCATCCAAAAAGAAAAATACTAGAAAAAGGACCCTCACATGCATAATGCCTATAAAATATCCACTGGTCCTTGATCAGCTTAAACCTTTTCCTGATGCCTTTTTTAAAATCAGGGACCCGGTAAAGGGCTAAACATTCGGGAACCGCGTGGGCTGTATACCCCTCCCTCGTGATAGCCAACCATAAAATCCAGTCCTCCCGCTTAACTTCTGGAAAAAATCTTTTCCCAAGCTGGGAAGAATCCATAACAACCGTGGAGCAACCCATAAAATTGGTTTTCCGGAAGTGGTTATAGGTAAGAGTAGCAGGAGCTTTTACGAGACCCCGCTTTTGTCCATTCATCTCAATCTTCCTATACCACGTATAGGTTAATGGGAGCCCGAATTTATTCATAAATTCAATCTGTTTCTCTAATTTTGTTGGATCCCACAAGTCATCCCCGTCCAGGAAGGCAATAAACCTGCCTCTTGCCTCTTCAATCCCTAAATTTCTAGCTCTTGCGGCACCCAACCCCTCATTAAAACAGATAACCCTAATTCTCGAGTCTTTAAAGGAAATTTCTTTCGCAACCTCGCAGGTATTATCTGTTGATCCATTCTCAACAACAATTACCTCAAAATCAGTAAACGATTGGGAAACGACGGAGCCAAGAGAATCTGCAAGAAATTTGCTGTCATTATGACAAGGCACAATTACGGAAACTGCTGGAGAACCCAATTGCCGAACCTCTTTAAGGGATTGTAATATTTAAGATAGCCGACAAATAAGGAGGGTTTATTCCTTGGATAGCTGAACAACCCCATACATACACAAAAAGACTTTCCAGAAACCGTACTGAAAACACCCTACCTATAGGAACGGAACAAGTAAGGGCCACCCAAACCGACCTCTCCTTTTACCCCAGATCTCCTTCCGAACCGCCTTGGCCTGACGGCTTCCTCCGCCAGGATACCTAGCTGGGCCCTCCAGCTCACGGAGGGGGATCTCGAAAGTCCATCAAAGCCCCCGGTCCTTCCTCCTAGCGAAGTTCGGGAGTCACGCAACCCACTTGAGAATCCGCGAAGGGCTTAACACCCGCCTGAGGAAGCCGTCCCCAAAAGCGAGTGTTCAGGCGGTAAAAATGACCACCCCCTCCGGGGTAAGGAGCCGAGCGGTTCTGGGCGACGGATTTGCCTACCCGGTCAAAGGGCAGCAGAGTCACTGGCGCCCCCTGCCTGGCGATTTCTTCCAGCTAGGCAACGGTTCCGTCGTCCGAATTATCGGGAGCGACCGAGATTTCCCGTTGCTCGCGGGGTACTCTTAGTCCAATAGGTTTTCGATTCGGCCAGAAGCTTTTCCGGCTTCGTTGTGAACGGTCAGCAAAACCGTCACTGGAAGTTTGGAAGGGGCCACTAGGTCGTCCCTCCCGGGGGGCTTGGCCAAGCCAACCGCTTCAAACCCCTGTAGGTGTCAAAGGTACCCACCCCAGAGGTAAACTACCCTGTCCCGCCCACCGAATGCCGTAGCCAAACCCCATAGTCCATGCACCGGCCCTTGTTGGCTTAGTTCCAGCGGGACACGCAAGGAATTTTGGTCTTATCGCACCGATGGGCGAACTCGTGCGCGATATCCCGGACCTCCTCCATCAAACCACTTTCCAGGGTGATTGGGCTCAGACCCAGATCGATGAAGGTGTCATTGGAGACGTGAAGCTCGTTTTCAGGGGCCTCATTGCGCGGGTTGTCCAGGTAGCTTATTTCGGACCCGGTTAGCCCGGCCGCCATCTCCGCTAGATCCCGCACCTTGTGGGTCTCGGTCATCTGATTGAGGATCTTGACCCGTTCACCCTCAGCCGGTGGGTTCTCAATGGCCAGCTGGATGCACTTGACCGTGTCTTGGATATGGATAAAAGCCCTGGTCTGGCCCCCAGTTCCGTGGACCGTAAGGGGATAACCGATCGCCCCCTGCATCAGGAACCGATTCAGAACCGTTCCATAATCACCGTCATAGTCGAAACGATTGATAAGATCCGGGTGCTGTTTGGTGTCCTCGGTCTGCGTACCCCATACAATGCCCTGGTGCAGATCGGTTACCCGGACCCGGTCGTTCTGGTTGTAGAATGCGAACAGCAGCTGGTCCTGCGTCTTGGTCATGTGGTAGATGGACCCCGGACTCGGCGGGTAGAGAATCTCCTGATGGATCTCCTCACCTTCCTCAGTCTCCACCTTCACCTGCAGGTACCCTTCGGGGATCTTCATCCCTGCGGTCCCGTAGCCGTAAACCCCCATGGTTCCAAGGTGAACCACGTGGGTTTCGAGTCCGGCCTCCACGATGGCGGCAAGGAGATTGTTACTGGCGCTAAGGTTGTTCTCGACGGTGTAGCGCTTGTGCCAGGAGGATTTCATGGAATACGGGGCCGCCCGCTGCTCGGCGAAATGAACCACCGCGTCGGGCTCCTCTTCCTGAAGCAGGGTCAGAAGGCGGTGATAGTGCTCGGCGACATCGAAATAGAGATGCCGAATAGTGTTCCCGGTGACCTCCTGCCAGGCATCCAATCGCCTGGACAGGGGCTGGATGGGCGTCAGGGAATCCACCTCCAGCTCCACGTCCGTTTTGCGCCGAACGAGATTGTCAACAATCAGAACCTCGTGCCCCAATTTGGATAGATGGAGAGCAGTCGGCCAACCGCAAAAACCATCCCCGCCAAGCACTACAATTTTCATAAGAAAACCCTTTTTCAAAACCCGATTAAAGAATCACGTTCCCTGGCTTACGCCAGAAAAAGCACGTAGACGTTCGGCGATATCTTGAACGTAGGTATCGATCAGATAATCCTCTACCCGCTGCCAGCCCTTTTCTATCATCGCCTTGAGCTCCTCCGGATGGTCCATGCACCAAGCCATCTTGACGGATAGATCCTTGGGCTCGAGTCCCTCCGTCAGGACCACGGAGTTAGGGAACATGAACGGAATACTGCCCACAGGGGTGGCCAGAACCGGCACGCTCCGAGCAAAAGCCTCGACCACCACCCGGGGAGTGCCCTCTGTCCGAGAAGGGAGGCACAGGACATCGTGGGCCTCGATCACCTCCATCAAGGGCTGACCGTGAGGAACGAACCCTTGTAATCGAACCACCCCGGTTAGCCCCCACCGCTCCACCGCATCCCGGATCGCCCCTTCCTGCGGGCCATACCCTACCAGGGTCAGCTCCGCGTCATACCCCTGTTCACGTACTTCTACTAGGGCTTCAAGCAGCCGGAGGATCCCTTTCTCAGCAGAGAACCTGCCAATAAACAGGAAGCGCCGGGGGCCATCTTCCTTGAATCGGGGCGGTCGGTACGGTGCCAGCACATCCCGATCGATTAGGGGAGCAATAGGATAAACGGCCTCACCCCAAGGCCGGTACCGTTCCGCCAATTTGGATCCGTAAGGAAATACCCAGGCCCGCCCCTGCTGAAGCAGCTTCTGGATGCGGCGCTGGAACCGCCCGGCCAGCCAGGGAGCGAACCAGCCGCCCAACCGCCGCCCAGCATAAATCTGGCGCAGCGTCTCGACGGTATCCCCCCTTATAAAGAAGGCAAACCGGACCGTTCGCGGAGCAAGCAGCGAAAGCAAGAACAGCATGGAGTTGGGCCCGGGCCCTCCTACCACAACCCGCTCCTGCCGCTTCCGGGAGACCCTGATGGCCGCCAACAGGCGAGGTAGATTGCGGAAGGAGGCCCGGATGGCCCCCCAGTGCCCATCATAGGCCTTGACTTCCAACAACCGAGAAGGGATAGGGACCTCGATCAGCCCGGCCACCTCCTCCTCAGCCCGCTCCCAGCAGGGAACCGCCAGTAGAAATTCGGGCGAAAAGGCCGCCAGCCGGGCAAGAAAATCCACGAAATTCTGATTCTGGGTAAAATAGCGCCCCTGGAATTTCTCCAGAGGCTGATTGGCATACAGAAGGATCATGCAATCGCCCGTTCATCCGGAAGGGTACCCCCAACCTGGTAAGAAGATCTGGGATGATTACGTCTATTCTGGTCAAACAGGAGGAGCAAACCCAGGACTGCCCAAAACAACGTATGGGCATAGATGTCGGCCCCAATCTGAGAAACCAGGGCCCCCAGGAGGAACATGCGGCCGACGCTACCGAGCCCCCGGAAGAGCCGGTACAGGGCCACCAAGAACAAGCTCAGCCCCACGAAGCCATTGGAGGTTAGGATATTCAGGAAGGCACCATGGACGGCGATGGTTTTCCCGCCTTTTTGTGCCCCCGCTTGTCCCAGCCACTCTTTGGCCGACGGCCCGGCGCCGAACAGTGGTTTCTGCTGCAAAAGCAGCAGGGAGGCTGCCCAGGTTTTGGCACGGGCGGGGGCATGCTCATAAACCAAATGGTTGCCTTCAGCCTGCTGCAGGAGTTGGTAGGTTCCCCCTACTAACACCGCCGCCCGTTCGAACTTCTCCTGTAGCGGGGAGACAGCAAAGGCCAACCCGGCCACGAGAAGGATGAGGGCCCCATACTGAAGCAGGCGCCCGACGGAAACCCCGCCTCGACCGACCAAAACCCAATACAGAAACATAACCACAAGAGCCAGAATATTCGCCCGAGACATAGCGACCACGGCGATGGTCAGAATCCCGCCGACCAAGAGCAACCACCAGGCCTTGGTCCTCAAGACGCCCTGAAGTCGGGCCAGTAACAACAGTGGAAGGACAATAACTATTGTCCGTGCGACCACGTTGGGGTTGGATAAGGGGGTAGCAAGATAGAAGCTGAATGGAAAATTCTCCCCACGGAGAAAAAATAAATTTCCGGTAAGCACCGCACCAAGGAGGACGAATACGAGCAAAACACCAAGGAATAGGACGCCCGCTTTGGCCACTATCTGCAGGCTGGGTGCGGCAGACAATATAATTATTACGAGCAGGACCTGAAACACCAACCCGGCATTAAGGTAACCATGTGTTAGGAGCGGTAATGCAGCCAGGCCGAGGAGCGGGAACATGCCCGGGAACATACGAAATTTTCCCTGTTGCAGCACGTTGACCACACCCAATGAGGCTAGGAGCAGCCCGGTCAGTTTGGTCAGATTGAAATCCGCTACCAGAGGGGCGCTATGCAGCCAATCAGCCAAAAATAAAAGCGCAAGACCCAGAGAAATTAGGGGAATCCCAATTGGGGCCTTGGACCAGGGATGTGCGGGATGGCCTTCAGTCATTCAGCAATGCGGCGTAGATCGGAAACAGATAGGCCTTCGCCAGGCCCGACCACGCATAATCTCGCACTGTGGACGCCCGCTCGTGGGGCTGCGCTGCCATTGCCCCGGCACCCCGGGCGGCTTGGATTAGCCCTTCACAGATCACTTGAGGATCATCCTCCACGAAAATCCCTCCTACCCCTTCCTGGACGACTTGGCGATTACCCCGAGTACGGGTTGCCAGGACAGGAAGCCCGCTGGCGAGCATCTCCACAGTTTTAAGGGGGAGATTAGGGTCGAAGACGGGCTGCTGGGGAACGTAGGCCAAACCCAAGTGGTGCTCACGCAGGGTGGCCGCGAGGGCCTGCTGGCCGGAGAAAGGATGGAAGCGGATCCGGTCTGCGTAGGCAGGGGGAACCAGGGATACCAAACGCTGCTTGTCATCTCCCTCCCCCACCAGGTTCGCTTCCAGGTCCACACCAGCCTGCAGGGCCCGGACTAGGCCTTGCAGGAGGGTCTCCAGGCCCCGCACCCCGTTCATGGAACCATAGTAGATACACCGAAGCCGGCACCCTGGCTCGTATTGCACATTGTCCATACCGGGCCGGAAAAGCCCGTCATCAAACCCTAAAGGCAAAAGTGAGGTTTCCACCCCCGAGCCAATGTAAGCGTCCAAAATGGGTTGATTAAGGGCGAAAACATGGTCATACCCTTTTCCATTCACGGACCGCAACGCCCGAGCCAGCCGGTGCTTGTGGGTATTGGGGGCCATGGTCCGGATGTCAAGGATCATCTTGGTTCTGGGAGACAACAAGCGGCGCAGCCCGGGGAGCAGGCCTCCGCCCAAATGGCTGCGGACGTGGACGAGATCTGGCTGGAAATCGCGAACGGCGGCATGAAAGGCACGCAACCGGGTGACGAGGCTCCACGGAGAACTCGGCCGAAAGGAGGGAAAGCTCCCCAAGGCGGTCAACCGATCCGCTTCGGGGTGGTCGGGAACCGGACCTAATATGCCCACCCCCATCCCAGCGAATTGCGCAGCACGAGCGTAATGGTCCATGGCAAACAGCTGCCGCGAATTGCCATTGCCGGGGCGTATGAAAAGAACCCGGGTACCGGGAGCCGGAGAAGGGCTAGATAAGGGTTCCATGCAATCAACACCCCAGGTCACAAAGCAAGCGGAAGGGGGTTCCCGTTTTAAGGCCAAAACGCCGGCCTTCATCGGCAGCGCTAATATTGATGCGTCGCAGCCGCCAGCGGTCTTCCTTCAGGGGATTCCTATAACGGGTAGCGCAAGCGTACTCGGAATACTCCTTGGCCAACAGGTGACTCGAGGGGTCCATTGCCCCATAAGGGTAGGCGTAGCCGACCGAAGCCACTCCTAGGGTCTCGCGCAAGGTTTGAATGCTTCCCGCGATCTCCTGCTCCTGTTCTGCCACAGACAGCTCGGTCAAACGTCTATGGGAGTGGCCATGGGCAGCCACCTCGAACCCTGCATCATGTAGGGTTCGCCATCCTCGACGGCCCATCAGAGGAACATGGCGCGGCTGATGGTGGGAGAGGGTTTCCCCCTCCCCGCCCGTAAGAACGAAAAAGGTGGCTCCGGCTTGGAAATCCGCCAACACAGGAAGGATATCGAGGTTATTGGCATAACCATCATCAAAGGTGAGCGCCAAGTCACACCCTGGCTCTCCCGCCAACAAGGCTCGTACC
The window above is part of the Thiohalorhabdus denitrificans genome. Proteins encoded here:
- a CDS encoding glycosyltransferase family 2 protein yields the protein MGSPAVSVIVPCHNDSKFLADSLGSVVSQSFTDFEVIVVENGSTDNTCEVAKEISFKDSRIRVICFNEGLGAARARNLGIEEARGRFIAFLDGDDLWDPTKLEKQIEFMNKFGLPLTYTWYRKIEMNGQKRGLVKAPATLTYNHFRKTNFMGCSTVVMDSSQLGKRFFPEVKREDWILWLAITREGYTAHAVPECLALYRVPDFKKGIRKRFKLIKDQWIFYRHYACEGPFSSIFLFGWHVFYGSLRFIK
- a CDS encoding NAD-dependent epimerase/dehydratase family protein codes for the protein MKIVVLGGDGFCGWPTALHLSKLGHEVLIVDNLVRRKTDVELEVDSLTPIQPLSRRLDAWQEVTGNTIRHLYFDVAEHYHRLLTLLQEEEPDAVVHFAEQRAAPYSMKSSWHKRYTVENNLSASNNLLAAIVEAGLETHVVHLGTMGVYGYGTAGMKIPEGYLQVKVETEEGEEIHQEILYPPSPGSIYHMTKTQDQLLFAFYNQNDRVRVTDLHQGIVWGTQTEDTKQHPDLINRFDYDGDYGTVLNRFLMQGAIGYPLTVHGTGGQTRAFIHIQDTVKCIQLAIENPPAEGERVKILNQMTETHKVRDLAEMAAGLTGSEISYLDNPRNEAPENELHVSNDTFIDLGLSPITLESGLMEEVRDIAHEFAHRCDKTKIPCVSRWN
- a CDS encoding glycosyltransferase family 4 protein, translated to MILLYANQPLEKFQGRYFTQNQNFVDFLARLAAFSPEFLLAVPCWERAEEEVAGLIEVPIPSRLLEVKAYDGHWGAIRASFRNLPRLLAAIRVSRKRQERVVVGGPGPNSMLFLLSLLAPRTVRFAFFIRGDTVETLRQIYAGRRLGGWFAPWLAGRFQRRIQKLLQQGRAWVFPYGSKLAERYRPWGEAVYPIAPLIDRDVLAPYRPPRFKEDGPRRFLFIGRFSAEKGILRLLEALVEVREQGYDAELTLVGYGPQEGAIRDAVERWGLTGVVRLQGFVPHGQPLMEVIEAHDVLCLPSRTEGTPRVVVEAFARSVPVLATPVGSIPFMFPNSVVLTEGLEPKDLSVKMAWCMDHPEELKAMIEKGWQRVEDYLIDTYVQDIAERLRAFSGVSQGT
- a CDS encoding O-antigen ligase family protein, with product MTEGHPAHPWSKAPIGIPLISLGLALLFLADWLHSAPLVADFNLTKLTGLLLASLGVVNVLQQGKFRMFPGMFPLLGLAALPLLTHGYLNAGLVFQVLLVIIILSAAPSLQIVAKAGVLFLGVLLVFVLLGAVLTGNLFFLRGENFPFSFYLATPLSNPNVVARTIVIVLPLLLLARLQGVLRTKAWWLLLVGGILTIAVVAMSRANILALVVMFLYWVLVGRGGVSVGRLLQYGALILLVAGLAFAVSPLQEKFERAAVLVGGTYQLLQQAEGNHLVYEHAPARAKTWAASLLLLQQKPLFGAGPSAKEWLGQAGAQKGGKTIAVHGAFLNILTSNGFVGLSLFLVALYRLFRGLGSVGRMFLLGALVSQIGADIYAHTLFWAVLGLLLLFDQNRRNHPRSSYQVGGTLPDERAIA
- a CDS encoding glycosyltransferase family 4 protein, with the protein product MKAGVLALKREPPSACFVTWGVDCMEPLSSPSPAPGTRVLFIRPGNGNSRQLFAMDHYARAAQFAGMGVGILGPVPDHPEADRLTALGSFPSFRPSSPWSLVTRLRAFHAAVRDFQPDLVHVRSHLGGGLLPGLRRLLSPRTKMILDIRTMAPNTHKHRLARALRSVNGKGYDHVFALNQPILDAYIGSGVETSLLPLGFDDGLFRPGMDNVQYEPGCRLRCIYYGSMNGVRGLETLLQGLVRALQAGVDLEANLVGEGDDKQRLVSLVPPAYADRIRFHPFSGQQALAATLREHHLGLAYVPQQPVFDPNLPLKTVEMLASGLPVLATRTRGNRQVVQEGVGGIFVEDDPQVICEGLIQAARGAGAMAAQPHERASTVRDYAWSGLAKAYLFPIYAALLND
- a CDS encoding polysaccharide deacetylase family protein, which translates into the protein MALTFDDGYANNLDILPVLADFQAGATFFVLTGGEGETLSHHQPRHVPLMGRRGWRTLHDAGFEVAAHGHSHRRLTELSVAEQEQEIAGSIQTLRETLGVASVGYAYPYGAMDPSSHLLAKEYSEYACATRYRNPLKEDRWRLRRINISAADEGRRFGLKTGTPFRLLCDLGC